The genomic DNA CGATGTCGCACAGCTCTCCGAAGTCGAGCGCCTGTTCTGCCGTGAGCGGCGGCGTGGGCCCGTCGTACCGACCCTCGTTCGTCAGAACCACCGCTGCCGCCTCCGCGAGGTCGGCGTGCGTGGTCCAGGAGACCTTTCCATCCGCGGGCGCCTCGAAGACTTCCGTCAGCAGGCCCCGCCCCAGCAGGGACATCGCACTCGCGGCGTAGAAACCGTTGCGAAGCGCGGTCCACGCCAGACCGGACTCGCCCAGCATCCGCTCCGTCGCCGCATGGTCGAGCATCGGGGGAAACGCCGACGAACGGCTCGCGGCCATGTGGCTCGTGTAGACGATGCGCCGCGCGCCGGCGGACCGTGCGGCGTCGATGGCGGAGCGATGTTGGGCGAGGGGATCACCCCCATACGCAGCCGCATTCGACGAGACGAGCAGGATCTGGGACGCGCCCTCGAAAGCATGCACGAGGCTCTCCGGATCCGTGAAGTCGCCTCTGCGCACCCGGACGCCGCGTGCCGCCAGTTCCTGGGCCTTCCGCACGTCTCGGACACTGACAGCGACCTGGTCCACCGGGACGCGGGTGACGAGTTTCTCCACGATGAGACGGCCGAGTTGCCCTGCCGCTCCGGTCACGACGATCATTGAATGCTCCAGGGCTGTTCGCGATCATGAGCAGCGATCCGCATCTGGCGTGGCGGTCTCCTGCCGTCAGCGCCGGGGACGATGTTCTGCGGCGGCGCATCCGGAACATCGCGCGCGCGGGCCGGCTGCGGGTCAGTGAGGAGCGGGCGCTCAGCCTTGTGTCGGCGATGGGCACCGGGGCCGTGCTCACGCTCCTGCGCCAGCCCGAAGGGCAACGCGACCTCGGACTCGCCGATGCCGCGCGCGAAGCGGCCGTGGCCGCGATCACGAGCGAGGCGGCTACACCGGCGAACGCGGATGTCCGCGCGGTGGCCACGGCGCTGCGTGCCTCGATGGACCGGATCACTGTTCTCACGAAAGGCGAAAGCGCGCTGTTGAGCGAACTGCTCGATCGCATCGCGGACGCCGAGTGACGGCTTATCAAGCCCCGCGCAAGGGAGCCCGTGCGCGGGGGCCCGGGACGCGGGCGGAACTCAGGGTATGTACAGCTCAGCCTCCGCCATGTACCCGCTATACGTCCCTCCCGCGAGGAGCACCTGGCCATTGGGCATCAGCGTGGCCGTGTGGTGCATGACGCGAGGGAATGCCAGGGTCCCCACCGCACTCCAGGTACCCGCTGCCGGATCGTATGCCTCCATCTGTGACGAGAAGGGATCTCGCCACTCCGCGAGCAGTACCCGGCCGTCGGACAGCAATGTCACCGAGGGCATGTTGCGACGCGCGAGCCGGGCGCCGGCGGTGCTCCAGATGCCCGAGGCCGGGTCGTACAGCTCGGGGGGTTCCAGGTCGAAGTCGGCCTCACCTCCCGTGACGAGCACCTTGCCATTGGGCAGCAACGTGGCCGTGTGGTTGGCGCGGGCCGCCGCCATCGCACCCGTGACGCTCCAGGAGCCCGTGGCCGGGTCGTACACCTCCGCGGTCGTCAGTCTCGAACCGCCATGGGTGCCTCCCGTGACGAGCACCTTGCCATTGGGCAGCAGCGTGGCCGTGTGGTCGGCGCGGGGTGAGATCATGGTGCCGGTGGTGCTCCAGGAGCCCGTGGCCGGGTCGTACAACTGCGCCACGGGGGCGTCGCTACTGGATTCCCCCGAGACGAGCACCCTGCCATCGGGAAGCAGGGTCGCCGTATGCCAGAGACGAAGAGGCGTGGCCAGGGCGCCCGTGGGGCTCCAGGTGCCCGAGACGGGGTCATACACTTCCACCGTCGCGAGGAAATCGCTCCTGTCGCTTCCCCCCAGGACGAGCACCTGACCGTTGGGCAGCGGGGTCGCCGTGTGGCCATAGCGAGGCGAGGACATGGGGGCCGTCGGGCTCCAGGTGCCCGTGGCCTGGTGATAGATCTCCGCCGTTGCGAGGGGACCGCTCTCGTTCATTCCCCCCAGGACGAGCACCCTGCTGCCGGGCAGCAAGGTCGCCGTGTGGAATTGGCGAGGTGTGCTCATGGCACCCGTGGCGACTCCCCCCGAGAAGCGGGCTTCGGGCGTATACAACTCCGCGGTGCCCTTATCGGACTGGCCTCCCGAGGCGAGCATCTGACCGTTGGCCAGCAATGTGGCTTCATGCCAGATGCGAGACTCGGTCATGCTGGTGGCTGCGCTCCAGGAGCCCGTGGCCGGGTCGTACACCTCCGCCTTCGCGGTGGGCGAGGAACTGAGTCCCCCTGAGACGAGCACCTTGCCATTGGGCAGCGTCATGGCCGCGTGGAAGACGCGAGGGGAGGCCATGGACGCCGTCGTGCTCCAGGAGCCCGTGGCTG from Melittangium boletus DSM 14713 includes the following:
- a CDS encoding NAD(P)H-binding protein yields the protein MIVVTGAAGQLGRLIVEKLVTRVPVDQVAVSVRDVRKAQELAARGVRVRRGDFTDPESLVHAFEGASQILLVSSNAAAYGGDPLAQHRSAIDAARSAGARRIVYTSHMAASRSSAFPPMLDHAATERMLGESGLAWTALRNGFYAASAMSLLGRGLLTEVFEAPADGKVSWTTHADLAEAAAVVLTNEGRYDGPTPPLTAEQALDFGELCDIASSVLGRPIRRSTVSEDEMRAKLAASGMPAPVVAISLGLLPREPQQRVRGRRSHAAEVARACADEHARGDCREDGPNG